One genomic window of Haloarcula limicola includes the following:
- the gatC gene encoding Asp-tRNA(Asn)/Glu-tRNA(Gln) amidotransferase subunit GatC: MSDNAVEPGEVRHVADLARVDLDDAEVERFTEQFGEILAAFEALDEVPETDRETELTNVMRPDEIREGLTQEEALRNAPESEAGQFKGPKVS; this comes from the coding sequence ATGAGCGACAACGCCGTCGAACCCGGCGAGGTCCGACACGTCGCCGATCTCGCCCGCGTCGACCTCGACGACGCGGAGGTCGAGCGGTTCACCGAGCAGTTCGGCGAGATCCTGGCCGCCTTCGAGGCCCTGGACGAGGTGCCCGAGACCGACCGCGAGACCGAGCTGACGAACGTGATGCGCCCCGACGAGATTCGGGAGGGGCTGACACAGGAAGAGGCGCTCCGGAACGCGCCGGAATCGGAGGCGGGGCAGTTCAAGGGGCCGAAGGTGTCGTGA
- a CDS encoding PHP domain-containing protein codes for MLSVELHTHSALSHDGRDSVELLLEQASGIGLDALAITDHDEIGASQRAAELAPEYGIVGITGMEVTSTAGHVLALGIDEAVPAGLSFAETLDHIREQGGLAVVPHPFQESRHGVLEHISKDELAEADAIEVYNSRLLTGRSNRQAERFARRRGLPMTAGSDAHIAEMVGQAVTKVDADEQSVGAILDAIREGQTTVEGERTPWRISFRQAAGGAKRRVQSRIGSFLG; via the coding sequence GTGCTGTCGGTCGAGCTACACACGCATTCCGCGCTCTCTCACGACGGCCGGGACTCCGTCGAGCTGCTGTTAGAGCAAGCGAGCGGTATCGGCTTGGACGCGCTCGCCATCACCGACCACGACGAGATCGGGGCGAGTCAGCGGGCGGCCGAACTCGCGCCGGAGTACGGCATCGTCGGGATCACCGGGATGGAGGTCACGTCCACCGCGGGCCACGTCCTCGCGCTGGGGATCGACGAGGCGGTTCCGGCCGGGCTCTCCTTCGCCGAGACGCTCGACCACATCCGCGAACAGGGCGGCCTCGCCGTCGTCCCTCATCCCTTTCAGGAGTCCCGCCACGGCGTCCTCGAACACATCTCGAAGGACGAACTCGCCGAGGCTGACGCCATCGAGGTGTACAACTCCCGGCTGCTGACCGGCCGATCGAACCGACAGGCAGAGCGGTTCGCGCGCCGCCGGGGGCTGCCGATGACCGCCGGGAGCGACGCCCACATCGCCGAGATGGTCGGTCAGGCGGTGACGAAAGTCGACGCCGACGAGCAGTCCGTCGGCGCGATCCTCGACGCCATCCGCGAGGGGCAGACGACCGTCGAGGGCGAGCGAACGCCGTGGCGCATCAGCTTCCGGCAGGCCGCCGGCGGGGCCAAGCGCCGCGTCCAGAGCCGCATCGGGAGTTTTCTGGGCTGA
- a CDS encoding sensor histidine kinase yields the protein MGYASRVIDGVGGRRLLLGLGGLYVLVAAVFPAALLLGDRTANSVGIISVLTGAAGLALLYGGYRLPRTDIRADLYGDIAEWCVRGIGVMLAILGFIQLVAGLNDVAANVFVLTSLAGLAGFGMGNHDARAKTRALDAEERQREAERYSRELERYHTIVETVNDGIYVADCDDRFTLVNGAYANMTGYDREELVGSHVSLVLDETSVTAEIRSDLDADIAGRQTYSATMQTAGGERRDIEANVARLPGTDGGPYDRVGVVRDVTERNERERRLEEQNERLDSFAGMLAHELRNPVNIGQIYSNRLPRETNPEAVEYVTEAFDRIDNMIDVMLVVTRGREAVSSPSSVSLADVAEAAWDEVTAPDATLAVAVEATIRADETYVRHLFRNLFENSVEHGGSGVAITVGGLPTGFYVEDDGSGIPADFRERVFETGYTTASERGGMGLGLTFVREMADVYDWTCTVIESESGGARFEFENVAVVESVAE from the coding sequence ATGGGGTACGCTTCGCGGGTCATCGACGGCGTCGGTGGGCGGCGATTGCTCTTGGGTCTGGGCGGGCTCTACGTCCTCGTCGCCGCGGTTTTCCCCGCCGCGCTCCTCCTCGGTGACAGAACCGCGAACTCGGTCGGTATCATCTCCGTTCTCACGGGCGCGGCCGGTCTGGCGCTTCTCTATGGCGGCTACCGGCTCCCGCGAACCGACATCCGAGCCGACCTCTACGGCGACATCGCGGAGTGGTGTGTTCGGGGTATCGGGGTCATGCTCGCCATCCTGGGGTTCATACAGTTAGTGGCCGGCCTCAACGACGTCGCCGCGAACGTGTTCGTCCTCACGTCGCTCGCCGGCCTCGCCGGGTTCGGGATGGGAAACCACGACGCGCGAGCGAAGACCCGGGCGTTAGACGCCGAGGAACGACAGCGCGAGGCCGAGCGCTACAGCCGGGAACTCGAACGCTATCACACCATCGTCGAGACGGTCAACGACGGCATCTACGTCGCCGACTGCGACGACCGGTTCACGCTCGTCAACGGGGCGTACGCCAACATGACAGGCTACGACCGCGAGGAACTCGTCGGCTCACACGTCTCGCTCGTCTTGGACGAGACGTCGGTGACAGCGGAGATCCGAAGCGATCTGGACGCCGACATCGCCGGACGGCAGACCTATTCCGCGACGATGCAGACGGCGGGCGGCGAGCGGAGAGACATCGAGGCGAACGTCGCGCGGCTGCCGGGGACGGACGGCGGCCCGTACGACAGAGTCGGCGTGGTCCGAGACGTGACCGAACGCAACGAGCGCGAGCGGCGGCTCGAAGAACAGAACGAGCGACTGGACAGCTTCGCCGGGATGCTCGCACACGAGTTGCGAAACCCGGTCAACATCGGACAGATATACTCGAACCGACTCCCGCGGGAGACGAACCCCGAAGCCGTCGAGTACGTCACAGAGGCGTTCGACCGCATCGACAACATGATCGACGTCATGCTGGTCGTGACGCGGGGGCGAGAGGCGGTTTCGTCTCCCTCGTCGGTCTCGCTCGCCGACGTCGCCGAGGCCGCGTGGGACGAGGTGACGGCTCCCGACGCGACGCTCGCGGTGGCGGTCGAGGCGACGATACGGGCCGACGAGACGTACGTCCGACACCTGTTTCGGAACCTGTTCGAGAACAGCGTGGAGCACGGGGGGAGCGGCGTCGCTATCACCGTGGGCGGCTTACCAACCGGTTTCTACGTCGAGGACGACGGGTCCGGCATCCCCGCCGATTTCCGGGAGCGAGTGTTCGAGACGGGGTACACGACGGCGAGCGAGCGCGGCGGGATGGGGTTGGGGCTGACGTTCGTCCGCGAGATGGCCGACGTCTACGACTGGACGTGTACGGTGATCGAGAGCGAGAGCGGCGGCGCGCGCTTCGAGTTCGAGAACGTGGCCGTCGTCGAGAGCGTCGCCGAGTAG
- a CDS encoding transcription initiation factor IIB produces the protein MTDTTIRRYTSERETEDEQTADEETAVCPECGGSLVSDSERGETVCEDCGLVVEEDEIDPGPEWRAFDSKEKDEKSRVGAPTTNMMHDKGLSTNIGWQDKDAYGNSLSSRQREKMQRLRTWNERFRTRDSKERNLKQALGEIDRMASALGLPENVRETASVIYRRALDEDLLPGRSIEGVSTASLYAAARQAGTPRSLDEIANVSRVGKDEIARTYRYVVRELSLEIQPADPESYVPRFSSDLELSEEVERRARQLLKNAKEEGVHSGKSPVGLAAAAVYAASLLTNEKVTQNEVSEVANISEVTIRNRYHELLEAEDSVHP, from the coding sequence ATGACTGACACCACCATCCGCCGATACACGAGCGAGCGCGAAACCGAAGACGAGCAGACAGCGGACGAGGAGACCGCCGTCTGTCCCGAGTGTGGCGGTTCTCTGGTCTCCGACAGCGAGCGCGGCGAGACGGTCTGTGAGGACTGCGGTCTGGTCGTCGAAGAGGACGAGATCGACCCCGGTCCCGAGTGGCGCGCGTTCGACTCCAAGGAGAAAGACGAGAAGTCCCGCGTGGGCGCGCCGACGACGAACATGATGCACGACAAGGGGCTCTCGACCAACATCGGCTGGCAGGACAAGGACGCCTACGGCAACTCCCTGTCCTCGCGCCAGCGCGAGAAGATGCAGCGGCTACGCACTTGGAACGAGCGCTTCCGCACCCGCGACTCCAAGGAGCGCAACCTCAAGCAGGCGCTGGGCGAGATCGACCGCATGGCGAGCGCGCTCGGCCTCCCCGAGAACGTCCGCGAGACCGCCTCGGTCATCTACCGCCGAGCGCTGGACGAGGACCTCCTGCCCGGCCGCTCCATCGAGGGCGTCTCGACGGCGTCGCTGTACGCCGCCGCTCGGCAGGCCGGGACGCCCCGGTCGCTCGACGAGATCGCGAACGTCTCCCGGGTCGGGAAAGACGAGATCGCCCGGACCTACCGCTACGTCGTCCGGGAACTGAGCCTCGAGATCCAGCCCGCGGACCCCGAGAGCTACGTCCCCCGGTTCTCCTCGGACCTCGAGCTCTCCGAGGAAGTCGAGCGCCGGGCCCGCCAGCTCCTGAAGAACGCCAAGGAGGAGGGCGTCCACTCCGGGAAGTCGCCGGTCGGCCTCGCCGCCGCCGCGGTGTACGCCGCCTCGCTGTTGACCAACGAGAAGGTCACGCAGAACGAGGTGAGCGAAGTTGCCAACATCTCCGAGGTCACCATCCGCAACCGCTACCACGAACTGCTCGAAGCCGAGGACAGCGTCCACCCCTAA
- a CDS encoding universal stress protein codes for MYHVLLPLDDSEERTRAQVAATVALPHAEESVTATVLHVFRDEETAEKTAVEQTSAGKVAMKELREAGVTANARSGHGDPERQIIAVAEELDVDMIVLGGRKRSPLGALVFGSVSQAVILDSERPVAVTGRGASAE; via the coding sequence ATGTACCACGTCTTGCTCCCTCTCGACGACAGCGAGGAACGGACGCGAGCCCAGGTGGCTGCGACGGTCGCGCTCCCTCACGCCGAGGAGTCGGTGACGGCGACGGTCCTGCACGTCTTCCGGGACGAGGAGACCGCGGAGAAGACCGCCGTCGAGCAGACGAGCGCCGGGAAGGTAGCGATGAAGGAGTTGCGGGAGGCCGGCGTCACCGCGAACGCGCGCTCCGGCCACGGCGACCCGGAGAGACAGATAATCGCCGTCGCCGAGGAACTCGACGTCGACATGATCGTCCTCGGCGGGCGCAAGCGCTCGCCGCTGGGCGCGCTCGTCTTCGGGAGCGTGAGTCAGGCCGTCATCCTCGACTCCGAGCGGCCGGTCGCCGTGACCGGCCGCGGCGCGTCCGCGGAGTAG
- the gatA gene encoding Asp-tRNA(Asn)/Glu-tRNA(Gln) amidotransferase subunit GatA — protein MTDYNGYIATETIEGDDDGPLAGRTVAVKDNISTEGVRTTCGSEMLEDYVPPYDATVVSRLKAAGATIPGKTNMDEFGMGTTTETSAFGAVENPVAEGRVPGGSSGGSAAVVAAGDADMALGSDTGGSIRCPAAFCGVVGIKPTYGLVSRYGLVAYANSLEQIGPIAPTVEEAAELLDVIAGPDERDGTTREAPAAGEEYAEAADGDVDGLSIGVPTELVEGADEAVVETFWDAIADLESRGATYHEVDLPSVEHAVEAYYVIAMSEASSNLARFDGVRYGKSGGYDGNWNESFANAREEGFGEEVKRRVLLGTYALSAGYHDKYYKKAQDARAWVKRDFDEALSDADVLASPTMPVPPMERGESLDDPLTMYLADANTTPVNLANLPAISVPAGETSEGLPVGLQLVGPAFDEETIIRAGSALA, from the coding sequence ATGACCGACTACAACGGCTACATCGCCACCGAGACCATCGAGGGCGACGACGACGGCCCGCTCGCCGGCCGGACGGTCGCGGTCAAGGACAACATCTCGACGGAGGGGGTCCGCACGACCTGCGGGTCGGAGATGCTCGAAGACTACGTCCCGCCGTACGACGCGACGGTCGTCAGCCGGCTGAAGGCGGCCGGCGCGACCATCCCCGGGAAGACGAACATGGACGAGTTCGGCATGGGAACCACCACGGAGACCTCGGCGTTCGGGGCCGTCGAGAACCCGGTCGCGGAGGGGCGGGTCCCCGGCGGCTCCTCGGGCGGGTCGGCGGCCGTCGTCGCGGCCGGCGACGCCGACATGGCGCTGGGCAGCGACACCGGCGGGTCGATCCGCTGTCCCGCCGCCTTCTGCGGCGTCGTCGGCATCAAGCCCACGTACGGATTGGTCTCGCGCTACGGCCTCGTCGCCTACGCCAACAGCCTCGAACAGATCGGGCCGATCGCGCCGACCGTCGAGGAGGCCGCCGAACTGCTCGACGTCATCGCCGGCCCGGACGAGCGCGACGGCACCACGCGGGAAGCGCCCGCCGCCGGCGAGGAGTACGCCGAAGCGGCCGACGGCGACGTCGACGGCCTCTCTATCGGCGTCCCGACCGAGCTCGTCGAGGGGGCCGACGAGGCCGTCGTCGAGACGTTCTGGGACGCGATAGCCGACCTCGAATCGCGGGGCGCGACCTACCACGAGGTCGACCTCCCGAGCGTCGAACACGCCGTCGAAGCGTACTACGTCATCGCCATGTCCGAAGCCTCCTCGAACCTCGCGCGGTTCGACGGGGTCCGGTACGGCAAATCGGGTGGCTACGACGGCAACTGGAACGAGTCGTTCGCCAATGCCCGCGAGGAGGGCTTCGGCGAGGAGGTCAAGCGCCGAGTTCTGCTGGGGACGTACGCGCTCTCTGCGGGCTATCACGACAAATACTACAAGAAGGCTCAGGACGCCCGCGCGTGGGTGAAACGGGACTTCGACGAGGCGCTCTCCGACGCCGACGTGCTTGCTTCCCCGACGATGCCGGTCCCGCCGATGGAGCGCGGCGAGAGCCTGGACGACCCCCTGACGATGTACTTAGCCGACGCCAACACGACGCCGGTCAACCTCGCAAACCTCCCCGCGATCTCCGTGCCCGCGGGCGAGACGAGCGAGGGACTGCCGGTCGGCCTCCAACTGGTCGGGCCGGCCTTCGACGAGGAGACGATCATTCGGGCCGGAAGCGCGCTCGCGTAG
- a CDS encoding asparagine synthase C-terminal domain-containing protein — protein sequence MRGADERVVREAVESGDALPGTGGFAGELDGALVRDVLGRYPLYAERGVSDPADAWTHDPAALDDPVPVPAGHAWDADGRRRLWTLPDPDPFADRERAVDAVREAVETSIDAVDADGLAIAFSGGLDSALLAARLDTPLYVAGFPESHDVEAARSAADLLDRELRVVELTHDAIERAVPEIAAATGRTNAMAVQIALPLYLTAERVAADGFDRLALGQGADELFGGYAKVAKAPEDPRVEAETVRGAQREVLETLPEQLPRDVSALRAAGVEPVTPLLRDQVVSAALRLDDDMLVDGETRKWTLRQAARRSLPDAIATREKKAAQYGSLASRELDRLARQAGYKRRMDDHVTQYVESLVE from the coding sequence ATGCGGGGAGCCGACGAGCGCGTCGTCCGGGAAGCCGTCGAGAGCGGCGACGCGCTTCCGGGCACGGGCGGTTTCGCCGGAGAACTGGACGGGGCGCTCGTCCGTGACGTGCTGGGACGGTATCCGCTGTACGCCGAGCGAGGGGTTTCGGACCCGGCCGACGCGTGGACCCACGACCCGGCGGCGCTCGACGACCCGGTACCGGTTCCGGCGGGCCACGCGTGGGACGCCGACGGTCGACGCAGACTCTGGACGCTTCCCGACCCCGATCCCTTCGCCGACCGCGAGCGCGCGGTCGACGCGGTCCGAGAAGCCGTCGAGACGAGTATCGACGCCGTGGACGCCGACGGTCTCGCTATCGCCTTCTCCGGGGGGCTCGACTCGGCGCTGTTGGCCGCTCGACTCGACACCCCGCTGTACGTCGCCGGCTTCCCGGAGAGCCACGACGTCGAGGCCGCTCGGTCGGCCGCCGACCTGCTGGACCGAGAGCTACGGGTCGTGGAGTTGACCCACGACGCCATCGAGCGAGCGGTCCCCGAGATCGCCGCCGCGACGGGGCGGACGAACGCGATGGCCGTCCAGATCGCCCTGCCGCTGTATTTGACCGCCGAGCGGGTCGCCGCGGACGGCTTCGACCGGCTCGCGCTCGGACAGGGCGCGGACGAGCTGTTCGGCGGGTACGCGAAGGTCGCGAAAGCGCCCGAAGACCCCCGGGTCGAGGCCGAGACGGTTCGGGGCGCACAGCGAGAGGTGCTCGAAACGCTCCCCGAGCAACTCCCACGGGACGTGTCGGCGTTGCGGGCCGCGGGCGTCGAACCAGTCACGCCGCTGCTCCGCGACCAGGTGGTGTCGGCGGCGCTCCGCCTCGATGACGACATGCTGGTCGACGGCGAGACGCGCAAGTGGACGCTCCGGCAGGCGGCGCGTCGCTCCCTGCCGGACGCGATCGCGACCCGGGAGAAGAAAGCCGCCCAGTACGGCTCGCTGGCCTCGCGGGAACTGGACCGACTGGCCCGACAGGCCGGCTACAAGCGGCGGATGGACGACCACGTCACGCAGTACGTCGAATCGCTGGTCGAGTGA